A single window of Methylacidimicrobium sp. AP8 DNA harbors:
- a CDS encoding transposase gives MESAGRQAPSVRRAGGDRKASGGEYVILTEEKDLSPLEAVRAYKELSEVERAFRKLKDVLELLPIYHHNPQRVRAHVFVAALAFLLDRLLEKKLKAANLPFSSEQAWVALRTIHLVDFSFGSEKRRGVTAGNHQARQILSALRISAREP, from the coding sequence CTGGAGTCTGCGGGCAGGCAAGCTCCAAGTGTCCGAAGAGCCGGTGGAGACCGAAAAGCTTCTGGAGGGGAGTACGTGATCCTCACCGAGGAAAAGGATCTCTCCCCGCTTGAGGCGGTCCGGGCCTACAAGGAGCTCTCCGAGGTGGAAAGAGCCTTCCGGAAGCTCAAGGACGTGCTCGAGCTTCTTCCGATCTACCACCACAATCCCCAACGGGTGCGGGCGCACGTCTTCGTCGCCGCCTTAGCCTTCCTGCTCGACCGGCTCCTGGAGAAGAAGCTCAAGGCGGCCAATCTACCCTTCTCCAGCGAGCAAGCTTGGGTTGCCCTCCGAACCATCCATCTGGTGGACTTCTCCTTCGGAAGCGAAAAACGTCGCGGGGTCACCGCCGGGAATCATCAGGCCCGGCAAATCCTCTCCGCCTTACGCATCTCTGCCCGGGAGCCGTAG